The nucleotide sequence GCGCGGGCTCGTGTTGCGCGGCAGATAGCGGGTATAGTCGGCGGCATAGGGGTTCCAGCCGGCGCTGTAGCCGAAGGCCGTGCCGACCGTCAACAAAAAGGCACCCGGAACCGGGTGGGACGGGCTGCCGGGCTGTGCTTTGGCGAACAAGATAACGGCGGCGATAGCAAAGATCAGACCCAGCGCGAGCACGGCGTAGCGTTCAAAGGCTTGCACCAGATTGTGGCCGAAGAAAGCGATGGTGATCTGCAGGGCCACGATCAGGACCAGGCTGGCGAGGGTGGAAAGGCCGGTCAGGGCGTTCACAGCGAATGCCGCGCTCACGCTGTTGACGGCGAACCAGCCGATACCGGCGGTGACCGCCATGAGTGCCGAGGGCAGGAGGTTGCCCCAGTAGCCGAATGCGGCGCGTCCCAGCACCATTTGCGGGGCCCCGTAGCGTGGTCCGCGGGCCGATAGAAAACCGTGGGCGATGGCCCCGAGTCCGGTGCCCAGCGCCAGAGCGAGTACCGCCGACCAGAAAGAAAGGCCAAACACCGCGATCGCGAGCACGCCGATAAACGCGGTGGCGAATTCCAGATTCGGCGAGGCCCAGGTCCAGAAGAGTTGCAGCGGGCGGCCATGCCGCTCGCTGTCGGCGATGCGTTCGATGCCGCCGGGCTCGACGGCCAGGACCCGGTCGCCGTATTGGCCGGGGCGAAGAGGGCCGAGTTCGGTGTCGGCGTTGTGGAGATCGGTCACGGCAGCCTCGCGGCAGTGGCGGTCGGAACAGGAGAGGCGCAGCAAGTTTCGGGCCAGCGCGCCCGGCGGGTGGTGGCGTCCCGGTTGTATACATGACCGTGGCGCGGAGGGCGGCAGGCGCGTCCGCCGCCGGCATGTCCGCCCGCCAGGCGCCGGCCCGGACAGGCATCGTCGCACGCCGGGCCGAACCCGTCAGGCGAAGGCTTTGTATGCCTTGCTGTGCGTTTGTCGGAATCCGGCGGCATGTACACGCGTGTTGCCGCGGGTCCGCACGGATTGAGGCCATACCAATAGGTCGGTTTTACCCGGCGTTGCTTTACGCTTGTCATGGGCGACAGTCTGCCATCGTTCGCGCGGTTGCCTGCAGTGTCCTGTAACTTCAATGTCCCGCCCTGTGGCCCGGGCGAGCGCCTCGAAGGGCGGGCCTGAGTGCAGGCCGCGTCGCCCTATTGGCATAGGCTTTCAAGCGAATGCTGCACGAATCTTCTAGCCCGCTGGGCCGGGGCCGGTTAGCTTGACCTGGATTTCCATGCCACACCATGTGCCGAGATGTCGCTCAAGTCCGCTACCGCCAACGACTGGGTCGAACTGCGCCGCGATACCGAGACCGGCATCGAGACGCTGCGCGCCCATTTCGAAGGCCACGCCTACGATCCGCACTGGCACGATGTGTATCTCGTGGGGGCGACCGAAGCCGGTGTGCAACAGTTCCGTTGCCGTGGGCGCCGCAATGTGAGTACGCCGGGGCAGGCGTTTCTGCTCACCCCGGGCGAGATTCACGATGGCGATGCGCCGGAGGCCGCTGGTTTCACTTATCGCACGATGTACATTGAGCCGGCCTGGTTCGAAGGCTGGCTGGCCCGGCTGGTGGATGATGCGCCGTCGGCCGGGGAGCCCATGTTCGAGGCCACGCTGGCCAGCGATGCCCGGCTGGTGACGGCCATCGGCCGGGCGGTCGGCGCGCTGCACGACGCCGACCTGCGCATGGTGCGCCATGCCGCTCTCGACGATCTGTTGTTGGCCCTCGGCCGTCACGTCGACTGGCGCCTGGCCGATACGCGGGCCGACGATCCGCCGTCGCTGGCGGGCCGGGCGCGGGATTATCTGCATGCGCACGCAACCGACGACATCGGCCTGGACGATCTGGCCGATGCGCTCGGTGTGAGCCGGTTTCGCGCGACGCGCTTGTTCAAGGCCGCTTATGGCATGCCGCCGCATGCGTATCTCGTCCAGTTGCGGCTGGTTCGCGCCCGCCGTCGCTTGATGGCCGGCGAAGAGCCGGCCGAGACCGCGGCCGCGCTCGGCTTCGCTGATCAATCGCATCTCGGGCGCTGGTTCCAGCGCGCCTATCGTCTGAGTCCGGCGGCGTATCGCCGGCGCTGCACGAATATTCCAGACGCTTAGCCGGGCCGCGGGCATCCTCGCCGAACGTTTTTGTTCGAGTCGAGAAGTCATGCGTGCATCGACAAGCCAGGGGCCGGAGATGCCGCGCCGGGCGCGGGCCTCATGATCGGTTTCACACTGTTCGCCATCGTGGCGTCGTTTACCCCGGGGCCGACCAATATCCTGGTTATGGCGAGTAGCGCGCAGCGCGGGCT is from Salinisphaera sp. LB1 and encodes:
- a CDS encoding cytosine permease; its protein translation is MTDLHNADTELGPLRPGQYGDRVLAVEPGGIERIADSERHGRPLQLFWTWASPNLEFATAFIGVLAIAVFGLSFWSAVLALALGTGLGAIAHGFLSARGPRYGAPQMVLGRAAFGYWGNLLPSALMAVTAGIGWFAVNSVSAAFAVNALTGLSTLASLVLIVALQITIAFFGHNLVQAFERYAVLALGLIFAIAAVILFAKAQPGSPSHPVPGAFLLTVGTAFGYSAGWNPYAADYTRYLPRNTSPRAVGLFAGSGLFVACLVMEVAGAASVTAGGTSLSNPAGAFTSQLPQPVAGLTLLAIAIGAIAANILNTYSGAMAFLTIGIRLPLRLRRAAVALVFGALGFLLAWSALGDAGDEYTQFLLIIAYWIGPWLGVIFADQILRGGQAVDGLLYDRRHRGAAGAVAMVLAMAISILLFSNQEMFTGWIVRQAPQIGDITFLAGFIIAAALYTPMMRRTG
- a CDS encoding AraC family transcriptional regulator, with the translated sequence MSLKSATANDWVELRRDTETGIETLRAHFEGHAYDPHWHDVYLVGATEAGVQQFRCRGRRNVSTPGQAFLLTPGEIHDGDAPEAAGFTYRTMYIEPAWFEGWLARLVDDAPSAGEPMFEATLASDARLVTAIGRAVGALHDADLRMVRHAALDDLLLALGRHVDWRLADTRADDPPSLAGRARDYLHAHATDDIGLDDLADALGVSRFRATRLFKAAYGMPPHAYLVQLRLVRARRRLMAGEEPAETAAALGFADQSHLGRWFQRAYRLSPAAYRRRCTNIPDA